The genomic stretch CGCCTCCCCCTTCACCCATGACGAAGCCGTCCCTGTCCTTGTCGAACGGACGGCTGGCCGTGGAGGGATCGTCGTTCCGCGTCGAGAGCGCTTTCATGGCGTTGAAGCCACCGATGCCCATGGGGCAGACGACGGCTTCGGAACCACCGGCGAGCATGACGTCGGCCATGCCGCGCTGCATGATCATGAGCGCATCGGCGATGGAGTGCGACGACGTTGCGCATGCCGATACGGTGCCGTAGTTCGGTCCCTTGAGACCGTAACGAATGGCGATATGGCCGGCAGCGATATCGGAGATGAGCATCGGTACGAAGAACGGCGAGATCCGGTCCGGTACGCCGTGTCGTTCGTACAGATTCTGTTGCTGATGGTGGTAGGTCCACATTCCGCCGATACCGGAACCGAAGATCACGCCCGTACGTTCACGGTTCGTGACTTCGAAGTCGATGCCGGAATCCTCGACGGCCATGATGGCCGCCGACATGGCGAACTGCGCAAAGAGGTCCATGCGCTGGACCTCCTTGCGCGAGATATGCAGAAGAGGATCGTAATCCTTGACCTCCGCGGCAAAGCGCGTTTCAAACTGCGTCGCGTCGAACCGTGTGATGGGCGCTGCCCCACTTCGGCCCGACATCATTCCCGACCAGAACGCATCCTTGGTGTTTCCGATGGGAGTGACGGCACCGAGGCCGGTGACGACGATACGTGGAACGTTATTCCGCGGCATAGGACCTACCGAAAGTTCAACGGGATCAGGAAGCCTTAGATTCGATATACGTGATTGCGTCGCCGACAGACTGGATCTTTTCGGCATCTGCATCTTCGATCGTCATGTTGAATGCACGTTCGAACTCCATGATGAGCTCTACGGTGTCGAGCGAGTCCGCACCGAGGTCATTGGTGAACGAAGCACCAGGCGTGACTTGCGATTCTTCAACGCCAAGCTTGTTGACGATGATCTCGGTCACCTTTTGCGCCACAGTCGACATAAAAACCCTCAGAGAATTGAGTTGAAGAAACGAACATTCACAGTTACATCGCCAGCCCACCGTCCACGTTCAGAACCTGTCCGGTGATATAGGAAGATTGATCGGAGAGCAGGAAGGAAACCACGCCGGCTATCTCATCGGGACTCGCAGGACGCTTGAGAGGAACCGACTCCGTAAATGCCGATTTCTGATCCCCCGTCAATTTGTCCGTCATGTCGGTCTCGACATAGCCCGGAGCGACGCAATTTACTAAAATGTTACGAGAGGCAAGTTCGCGCGCAAGCGAGCGTGTAAGCCCTACGAGACCGGCTTTCGCCGCACTGTAGTTGACCTGTCCGGCATTGCCGCCGAGGCCTACGATGGAGCCGATGTTGACGATCCGGCCCGAGCGTTGCGACATCATCGGACGTGCCACGGCACGGCATGCATAGAACACGCCGGTGAGGTTCGTGCGCAGGACGTCGTCCCAGTCCTTCGTACTCATCCGCATGATGAGGCCGTCGCGCGTGATGCCTGCGTTGTTGACGAGACCGTCGATGCGACCGGCCGTGGATACGACGTGGTCGATGAGGCCCTTGACGCTCTCTTCGTTCGAAACGTCGATCTGGAGATACTCCACCGTGCCGCCCGCCGCCACGATTTCCGCACGGATGGCTTCCGCACGTTCGGGTTGCGAATTGTACGTCGTGAAGACGCGGCCGCCTTCGGCCGCCAGACGTCGTACGATGGCTTCGCCGATACCACGCGATCCGCCCGTCACGATGAATACCTTGCCGTCATGCGTCGTTGCGGACATAGTCATGATCCTTTCGTCGACAAATAGCGTTCTACATCATCGGCCGTATCGATACCGTCGCACTGCACGTTGTCGATCGTTCTCTTCGCCAGTCCCTGCAGAACCTTGCCGGGACCTATTTCGACGGCTTCGGTGATTCCCGCACGCTGCATCGCTTCCAGGGTCTGCGTCCACAGCACGGGCGACGTCAACTGCCGGATGGCACTGTCCCTCAGCGCCCCAGCTTCGCGGACGGCCGTCGCGCTGACGTTCACGTAGACGTCGATGCGGGCGTCATGGAAGGTCGTCGCGTGGATCCGCTCCGCGAGCGGCTTCTCGGCCTCGGCCAGCAAGGGCGAGTGGAACGCGCCGCTGACTTGCAGTTCCTTGACCAGCTTCGCACCGGCCTCCTTGAAGCGAGGCATGCAGGCGCGAAGATACTCCGCGGAACCGGAGATCACGACCTGTCCGGGCGAATTGAAGTTCGCGGGGACGAGGACGTTGCCGTCGACGCCATCGAGTTCATCGCAGAGGGTCCGTACGGCCCGGTCGTCGAGGCCGACGACGGCCGCCATCGTACCGGGAATGATCGTACCGGCGTCGAACATCAGTGTAGCACGGAGCTGGACGAGTTGCAGGGCATCCTCGAAGGACAGTACACCGGCCGCATGGAGGGCCGAGTATTCTCCAAGGGAATGTCCCGCGACGGCATCCGCATGCTTCTCGATACCAGTTACGGCAAGCAGGGCGGCTTCGTGGACGAACAGGGCCGGCTGCGTATAGCGCGTTTCCCTGAGCGTCGGCTCCGGACCGTCCATCATGATCGTGCTGAGGCCGTAGCCCAGAACTTCGTCCGCACGCCGGATGAGATCACGGGCGGCATCGAAGCGCTCGGAGAGATCCCTGGCCATGCCCACGTACTGCGAGCCTTGACCTGAAAACATCAATGCCTTCATGCCTTGTCCTTGGTTACGGGATCGAGCGACCAGCGGAGGAGGACGCTGCCCCAGGTGTATCCTGCGCCGAAGCTGGCGAGGACGACGTTGTCGCCCCGATGCAACTGCCCGTTATGATAGAGTTCCGACAGACACAGCGGAATCGTTCCCGCCGTCGTGTTGCCGTAGCGCTGGATGTTGACCATCACCTTGTCTTTCGACAGGCCCATGCGCTCGGCTGCCGCATCGATGATGCGGAGGTTCGCCTGGTGCGGTACGAACCAG from Candidatus Kapaibacterium thiocyanatum encodes the following:
- a CDS encoding beta-ketoacyl-[acyl-carrier-protein] synthase II; this translates as MPRNNVPRIVVTGLGAVTPIGNTKDAFWSGMMSGRSGAAPITRFDATQFETRFAAEVKDYDPLLHISRKEVQRMDLFAQFAMSAAIMAVEDSGIDFEVTNRERTGVIFGSGIGGMWTYHHQQQNLYERHGVPDRISPFFVPMLISDIAAGHIAIRYGLKGPNYGTVSACATSSHSIADALMIMQRGMADVMLAGGSEAVVCPMGIGGFNAMKALSTRNDDPSTASRPFDKDRDGFVMGEGGGVLVLETLEHAMNRGATIYAEICGIGLTDDAFHITQPAPGGEGAVRSMRLAIEDAGLLPSDIDYINAHGTSTPFNDRSESAAIRTVFGDHADTMSVSSTKSMTGHLLGAAGAVEAVATALALKEQIAPPTINQFTPDPDCTLDYVANTPKPRRIRAALSNTFGFGGHNATLCFKAFEE
- a CDS encoding acyl carrier protein — protein: MSTVAQKVTEIIVNKLGVEESQVTPGASFTNDLGADSLDTVELIMEFERAFNMTIEDADAEKIQSVGDAITYIESKAS
- a CDS encoding 3-oxoacyl-[acyl-carrier-protein] reductase, yielding MSATTHDGKVFIVTGGSRGIGEAIVRRLAAEGGRVFTTYNSQPERAEAIRAEIVAAGGTVEYLQIDVSNEESVKGLIDHVVSTAGRIDGLVNNAGITRDGLIMRMSTKDWDDVLRTNLTGVFYACRAVARPMMSQRSGRIVNIGSIVGLGGNAGQVNYSAAKAGLVGLTRSLARELASRNILVNCVAPGYVETDMTDKLTGDQKSAFTESVPLKRPASPDEIAGVVSFLLSDQSSYITGQVLNVDGGLAM
- a CDS encoding [acyl-carrier-protein] S-malonyltransferase, whose amino-acid sequence is MKALMFSGQGSQYVGMARDLSERFDAARDLIRRADEVLGYGLSTIMMDGPEPTLRETRYTQPALFVHEAALLAVTGIEKHADAVAGHSLGEYSALHAAGVLSFEDALQLVQLRATLMFDAGTIIPGTMAAVVGLDDRAVRTLCDELDGVDGNVLVPANFNSPGQVVISGSAEYLRACMPRFKEAGAKLVKELQVSGAFHSPLLAEAEKPLAERIHATTFHDARIDVYVNVSATAVREAGALRDSAIRQLTSPVLWTQTLEAMQRAGITEAVEIGPGKVLQGLAKRTIDNVQCDGIDTADDVERYLSTKGS